The proteins below are encoded in one region of Hordeum vulgare subsp. vulgare chromosome 3H, MorexV3_pseudomolecules_assembly, whole genome shotgun sequence:
- the LOC123439209 gene encoding putative disease resistance protein RGA1 yields the protein MEAVLSAAAGDLVSRFFSFLVNMYWDPARLEEKHMERLQHLLLRAHTVVEEADGRYITNSGMLIQLRMLARAMYQGYHVLDTFKCNQLVKENSKEVMDGSLVSYIGTPLKRFRANAGIWNHKVDSCCDLQGALLNLETVISNINEFVILLSGCERMVRTPYDTYLYVDNFMFSRRTEKQQVINFLLQHNPLGSPPVLPIIGGSLVGKKTLVTHVWNDEKVHSYFSSVLYLNGANFTKIDTERCTSGRTLVVVTFVSDVDDEDWKSFCLAVTSIRIESKVIIISRMESLTRYGTVKPIHLSKLQDDEYTYFFKTLAFGSAHTKDHPNLTLLIGEFIKLLGGSFVGAYSIANILRRDLSIQFWHCILNRYKNVTKTNLSMFGEHLSLRVRIRYPVDFTNFLPAPAAPLLLMPPRTEAEVFERKLPKIRIGDLVVDPTLRPKGEFDLVTWESQIPPYTEFIYHVPYCAQKHPKTTLRRKRDASICL from the coding sequence ATGGAGGCGGTTCTGTCCGCGGCTGCAGGTGATCTCGTTAGCAGATTTTTCTCATTTTTGGTAAACATGTATTGGGACCCTGCACGCTTGGAGGAGAAGCATATGGAGAGGCTGCAGCACCTCCTGCTAAGAGCTCACACGGTTGTCGAGGAGGCGGATGGGCGGTACATCACAAACTCTGGTATGCTTATACAACTTAGGATGCTCGCTAGGGCTATGTACCAGGGTTATCATGTGCTAGACACCTTCAAGTGCAACCAGCTAGTCAAAGAGAACTCCAAGGAAGTGATGGATGGATCATTAGTGTCATATATTGGCACTCCGTTGAAGCGCTTTCGTGCAAACGCTGGTATATGGAATCACAAAGTTGACAGCTGTTGTGATCTACAAGGTGCCTTGTTAAATTTAGAAACTGTCATTTCTAATATCAACGAGTTCGTTATACTTTTGAGTGGATGCGAACGAATGGTTCGCACACCCTATGACACATATCTTTATGTTGACAACTTCATGTTTAGTCGACGAACTGAGAAGCAACAAGTTATCAATTTCTTATTGCAACACAACCCTCTTGGTTCTCCACCCGTGCTTCCAATCATTGGTGGAAGCCTAGTTGGGAAGAAAACTCTGGTAACACATGTATGGAATGATGAGAAGGTGCATAGTTACTTCTCTTCCGTTCTATACCTCAATGGAGCCAACTTCACTAAAATAGACACTGAAAGGTGCACATCAGGAAGAACACTGGTTGTTGTAACATTTGTTTCAGATGTAGATGATGAGGATTGGAAATCTTTCTGCCTAGCGGTGACATCCATAAGAATAGAAAGTAAGGTtataatcataagtaggatggaaagtttgacaagatatggtACCGTGAAGCCAATTCACCTAAGTAAATTACAAGATGATGAGTACACCTACTTCTTCAAGACACTAGCATTTGGGAGTGCACACACAAAGGACCACCCAAATCTAACGCTGTTGATAGGAGAGTTCATCAAGTTATTGGGTGGGTCGTTTGTGGGAGCATATTCAATTGCCAATATATTGAGGAGGGATCTGAGCATTCAATTCTGGCATTGCATATTGAACAGATACAAGAATGTGACAAAGACCAACTTATCGATGTTTGGTGagcatttgtcgctccgtgttagAATACGATATCCAGTAGACTTCACCAACTTTCTACCTGCCCCCGCTGCTCCGCTACTCCTTATGCCTCCTCGGACTGAAGCCGAAGTTTTCGAAAGGAAACTACCCAAGATAAGGATTGGAGACCTCGTTGTGGATCCTACACTTCGTCCGAAGGGTGAGTTCGATTTAGTGACATGGGAATCGCAGATACCCCCTTATACTGAGTTCATTTACCATGTCCCTTATTGTGCTCAAAAGCATCCTAAAACAACCTTACGGAGGAAGCGTGATGCATCTATTTGTCTCTAG
- the LOC123442476 gene encoding ADP,ATP carrier protein ER-ANT1 — translation MAAAAAAAAATRKDRPPHRLRSPSRVAADFAMGGAAAVVAKTGAAPVERVKLLLQNQAEMLRRGALTRPYRGIADAFARVLREEGPAALWRGNQANVIRYFPTQACNFAFKGYFKSFFGYDKEKDGKWKWLAGNVACGSAAGATTSSLLYHLDYARTRLATDAIESRANKRQFRGLLDVYRKTLATDGIRGLYRGFSVSIVGITLYRGLYFGIYDTMKPIVLVGPLEGNFLASFALGWTITTFSGACAYPFDTLRRRMMLTSGQPFKYSSAFHAAKQIVSTEGFFTLFRGVGANILSGMAGAGVLAGYDQLQRFAGRHDYKIENKMKGALK, via the exons atggccgccgccgccgccgccgccgcggccacGAGGAAGGACCGCCCGCCACATCGCCTCAGGTCGCCGTCCAGGGTGGCGGCGGACTTCGCCatgggcggcgcggcggcggtggtggccaAGACGGGGGCGGCGCCGGTGGAGCGCGTCAAGCTGCTGTTGCAGAACCAGGCCGAGATGCTGCGCCGGGGCGCCCTCACGCGGCCCTACCGGGGCATCGCCGACGCCTTCGCCCGCGTCCTCCGCGAGGAGGGCCCCGCCGCTCTCTGGCGCGGGAACCAGGCCAACGTCATCCGATACTTCCCCACCCAG GCCTGCAACTTTGCATTCAAAGGCTACTTCAAGAGTTTCTTCGGCTATGACAAGGAGAAAGATGGGAAATGGAAATGGCTAGCTGGAAATGTAGCATGCGGCAGTGCTGCAGGAGCTACAACATCGTCTCTGCTATACCATTTGGATTATGCGCGGACGCGGCTAGCCACTGACGCGATTGAATCTCGAGCTAACAAACGTCAGTTCAGGGGGTTGCTAGATGTCTACAGGAAGACACTTGCAACTGATGGTATTCGtggattgtaccgaggcttcagtgTGTCTATTGTTGGCATCACTCTATATCGGGGTCTTTATTTTGGCATCTATGACACCATGAAACCTATCGTACTAGTAGGGCCATTGGAG GGAAATTTCCTGGCCAGTTTTGCCTTGGGATGGACAATAACTACATTCTCTGGGGCCTGCGCCTATCCATTTGATACACTCCGGCGAAGAATGATGTTAACTTCAGGGCAGCCATTCAAATACAGTAGTGCCTTCCATGCCGCAAAACAGATAGTTTCCACCGAAGGGTTCTTCACTCTATTCAGAGGGGTCGGTGCAAATATCCTGTCGGGAATGGCAGGAGCTGGAGTTCTTGCTGGATATGACCAGCTCCAACGGTTTGCAGGTCGGCATGATTACAAAATTGAGAACAAGATGAAAGGAGCCTTGAAATGA
- the LOC123442477 gene encoding uncharacterized protein LOC123442477: MPSPWTSKVAMEESCSSCSAKKRRKGDHRQRPEQEQKSGMVAAGIIDPDVLDCTICFDPLRPPVFQCAVGHVICSSCHSNLPNKDKCHTCSHTGGYHRCNALDKILESFHVPCANAAYGCTTKTHYHRVEEHHKSCPHAPCFCPEPGCGFNGGSTIKLLDHLTSGHMWPSTELEYNVKLTLQAKAGAHVLHSRDGSPLFLVKFTPVPPYGIAASALCVDPDAATATEKGRKFRCHLGSSNVDMDWQQSSCFQVRSTTLSNGWPPAEDGGDLVSRFFSFLIGRYTEASCSKEKHAERLQQLLLRVQTVIEEADGRYITNSGMLLQLKRLARAMYHGYHALDTFKCNQLIREGTKEVMSSGSFASYLVTPLKRFRANAGISNHQVDNNCDLQDALLNLETVLSNITEFVILLGGCEPMFHRPYDTYLYVDNCMFGRWTEKQQVINFLLQRNPCASPSVLPIIGGYLVGKKTLVAHACNDEKVRSYFSSILHFNGDNFHMVETERCTGRALVIVKFVSEVNDEDWKSFYRVVTSISTESKVIIISRMESLTRYGTVKPIQLSRLPDEEYSYLFKALAFGSAHSEDHPKLTLLAGEFIKLLDGSFVAAYSLTNGLRTNLSLQFWLSMLKRYKNVTKNNLSMFGEHPSDRFKKRCAVDFTNFLPSPAAPLHLMPPRTEARKLPKIRIGEIIENPSLRPKGDFVLVTWESQIPPYTEFSYHVPYCAQQQPKTSLRRKRDATISL, translated from the exons ATGCCGTCCCCATGGACTAGCAAAGTAGCAATGGAGGAGAGTTGCAGCAGCTGCAGCGCCAAAAAGAGGAGGAAAGGGGATCACCGTCAACGGCCGGAGCAGGAGCAGAAGAGCGGGATGGTGGCGGCGGGCATCATCGACCCGGATGTTCTCGACTGCACCATCTGCTTCGACCCCCTCCGGCCTCCGGTCTTCCAG TGCGCCGTCGGGCATGTGATCTGCTCATCCTGCCACAGCAACCTCCCTAACAAGGACAAGTGCCACACGTGCTCCCACACCGGCGGGTACCACCGCTGCAATGCACTTGACAAAATCCTGGAGTCGTTCCACGTCCCTTGCGCCAACGCCGCATACGGGTGCACCACCAAGACGCACTACCACAGGGTTGAGGAGCACCACAAGTCATGCCCGCACGCGCCATGCTTCTGCCCTGAACCAGGCTGCGGCTTCAACGGTGGCTCCACCATCAAGCTCCTGGATCATCTCACCAGCGGTCACATGTGGCCGTCCACCGAGTTGGAGTACAATGTCAAGCTCACCCTGCAGGCGAAAGCAGGAGCCCATGTTCTCCACAGCCGAGACGGCAGCCCTCTTTTCCTAGTGAAGTTCACTCCGGTGCCGCCTTATGGCATCGCCGCCTCAGCCTTGTGCGTAGATCCTGATGCCGCCACCGCCACGGAGAAGGGGCGCAAGTTCAGGTGCCATCTTGGCTCGAGCAACGTCGACATGGATTGGCAGCAATCTTCGTGTTTCCAGGTCAGGAGCACCACGCTCTCCAACGGGTGGCCACCGGCAGAGGACGGCG GTGACCTTGTTAGCAGATTCTTCTCCTTTTTGATCGGGAGGTATACAGAAGCGTCATGCTCGAAGGAGAAGCATGCCGAGAGGTTGCAGCAACTTCTGCTACGAGTTCAGACGGTTATCGAGGAGGCGGATGGGAGGTACATCACCAACTCTGGTATGCTTCTGCAACTGAAGAGGCTAGCTAGGGCTATGTACCATGGTTATCATGCCCTGGACACCTTCAAGTGCAACCAACTAATCAGAGAGGGCACTAAGGAAGTGATGAGTTCTGGCTcatttgcctcatatcttgtcaCTCCCTTGAAGCGCTTCCGTGCAAATGCTGGTATATCGAATCACCAAGTTGATAACAACTGTGACCTACAAGATGCCTTGTTAAATTTAGAGACCGTTCTTTCTAATATCACAGAGTTTGTCATACTTTTGGGTGGGTGTGAACCCATGTTTCACAGACCCTATGACACATATCTTTATGTCGACAACTGTATGTTCGGTCGTTGGACTGAGAAGCAACAAGTTATCAACTTCTTGTTGCAGCGCAACCCTTGTGCTTCTCCATCTGTACTTCCAATCATCGGTGGCTATCTAGTCGGGAAGAAAACTCTGGTAGCACATGCATGCAATGATGAAAAGGTCCGTAGTTACTtctcttcaattttgcacttcaaTGGAGACAACTTCCATATGGTGGAAACAGAAAGGTGCACAGGGAGGGCATTGGTCATTGTTAAATTTGTTTCAGAGGTCAATGATGAGGACTGGAAATCATTTTACCGGGTAGTGACATCCATAAGCACAGAAAGTAAGGTTATAATCATTAGTAGGATGGAAAGTTTGACTAGATATGGTACTGTGAAGCCAATTCAGCTAAGTAGATTACCAGATGAGGAGTACAGCTACCTCTTTAAGGCACTAGCATTTGGAAGTGCCCACAGTGAGGACCACCCAAAGCTGACACTGTTAGCAGGAGAGTTCATCAAATTGTTGGACGGGTCATTTGTGGCAGCATATTCACTTACCAATGGGTTGAGGACAAATCTAAGCCTTCAGTTCTGGCTCTCCATGTTGAAGAGATACAAGAATGTGACAAAGAACAACTTGTCAATGTTTGGTGAGCATCCATCAGACCGTTTCAAAAAACGATGTGCAGTAGACTTCACCAACTTTCTTCCATCTCCCGCTGCTCCACTACACCTTATGCCTCCTCGAACTGAAGCCAGGAAACTACCCAAGATAAGGATTGGAGAGATCATTGAGAATCCCTCCCTTCGTCCTAAGGGTGACTTTGTATTAGTGACATGGGAATCACAGATACCTCCTTATACCGAGTTCAGTTACCATGTCCCGTACTGTGCTCAACAGCAGCCTAAAACAAGCTTGCGGAGGAAGCGTGACGCTACTATTTCTCTGTAA